In one Saimiri boliviensis isolate mSaiBol1 chromosome 19, mSaiBol1.pri, whole genome shotgun sequence genomic region, the following are encoded:
- the LOC104652883 gene encoding olfactory receptor 10J1-like: protein MQRANHTEVREFVFQGFSSFQEHQLILFVVFLALYILTLVGNLIILTTIYIDHHLHTPMYFFLSVLSTSETFYSLVIIPRMLCSLVGLSQSISLEGCGTQLFFFLGFAITNCLLLAVMGYDRYVAICNPLRYSVIVNWRVCAILASSVCATGFSLSLVQTVAIFRLPFCASLIEHFFCDVRPVLDPACATPIINDILTLIISLLAITAPATFLFISYVLIMSVILKIASAEGQKKTFTTCASHLTVVIVHYGCASTAYFKPKLENTKDQDQLISVTYTVITPLLNPVVYSLRNKEVQDALHRVLGRKSFS, encoded by the coding sequence ATGCAGAGAGCCAACCACACAGAGGTAAGAGAGTTTGTTTTCCAAGGTTTCTCCAGTTTTCAAGAACATCAGCTCATACTTTTTGTGGTCTTTCTCGCCCTCTACATCCTAACTCTGGTTGGCAATCTCATCATTCTGACTACAATCTACATTGACCATCACCTCCATACTCCTATGTACTTCTTTTTAAGTGTGCTCTCCACTTCAGAAACTTTCTATTCCCTGGTCATTATCCCACGCATGCTTTGTAGCCTTGTAGGCCTGAGCCAGTCCATCTCCCTGGAGGGCTGTGGGACTCAGCTCTTCTTTTTCCTTGGCTTTGCCATCACCAACTGCCTCCTGCTAGCAGTAATGGGATATGATCGCTATGTGGCCATCTGCAACCCACTTCGCTACTCAGTCATCGTGAATTGGAGGGTGTGTGCTATCCTGGCATCCTCAGTCTGTGCCACAGGGTTCTCACTCTCACTGGTTCAGACTGTGGCAATTTTCAGACTGCCCTTTTGCGCCTCACTGATTGAGCATTTCTTCTGTGATGTTCGGCCTGTGTTGGACCCGGCCTGTGCTACCCCAATCATCAATGATATTCTGACCTTAATTATCAGCCTCCTTGCTATCACAGCCCCTGCCACCTTCCTCTTCATCTCTTATGTCCTTATTATGTCAGTCATTCTCAAGATTGCCTCAGCTGAAGGCCAGAAGAAGACCTTCACCACCTGTGCCTCCCACCTCACTGTGGTCATTGTCCACTATGGCTGTGCCTCGACTGCCTACTTCAAGCCCAAGTTGGAGAATACCAAAGATCAGGATCAGTTAATCTCAGTGACCTACACTGTCATAACACCTCTACTCAACCCCGTTGTGTATAGTCTGAGAAATAAAGAAGTCCAGGACGCTCTACATAGAGTCCTGGGTAGGAAATCCTTCTCCTAA
- the LOC101045299 gene encoding olfactory receptor 10J1-like, with protein MKKENHSLVSVFIFQGFSSFHEHKLTLFVVFLTLYIFTLAGNVIIVSIISIDHHLHTPMYFFLSMLSGSETVYTLVIIPRMLFNLIGLSQPISLAGCATQMFFFITLAINNCFLLTAMGYDRYVAICNPLRYSVIMSKRVCMQLVWGACSIGLIVAMTQVSAVFRLPFCTTKVPHFFCDIRPVMKLSCIDTTVNEILTMIISVLVILIPMGLVFISYILIISTILKIASAEGRRKAFATCASHITVVIVHYGCASIAYLKPKSDNTRDQDQLISVTYTVITPLLNPVVYSLRNKEVKGALCRAIGKKL; from the coding sequence atgaagaaagagaatCACTCTTTGGTGAGCGTGTTTATTTTTCAAGGTTTCTCCAGCTTCCATGAGCACAAGCTCACCCTCTTTGTTGTGTTTCTTACACTGTACATATTCACCCTGGCAGGCAATGTTATCATTGTGAGTATCATTAGTATTGATCATCACCTCCACACCCCCATGTACTTCTTCCTCAGCATGCTGTCAGGTTCAGAGACTGTCTACACCCTTGTCATTATACCAAGGATGCTCTTTAACCTCATAGGCCTGAGTCAGCCCATTTCTTTGGCAGGTTGTGCCACTCAGatgtttttcttcattacttTGGCAATCAACAACTGCTTCCTGCTCACAGCAATGGGGTATGACCGCTATGTGGCCATCTGCAACCCCTTGAGGTACTCAGTCATCATGAGCAAGAGAGTGTGTATGCAGCTGGTGTGGGGGGCCTGCAGCATTGGCCTAATTGTAGCAATGACACAGGTGTCAGCTGTATTCAGGCTGCCTTTCTGTACTACAAAGGTGCCCCACTTCTTCTGTGACATCCGACCTGTGATGAAGCTCTCCTGCATTGACACCACAGTCAATGAAATCCTGACGATGATCATCAGTGTGCTGGTGATCCTGATTCCCATGGGCTTGGTTTTCATCTCCTACATCCTCATTATTTCTACCATCCTCAAGATAGCCTCCGCCGAAGGCAGGAGAAAGGCCTTCGCCACCTGTGCTTCTCATATTACTGTGGTCATTGTCCATTATGGCTGTGCCTCCATTGCCTACCTCAAGCCCAAGTCAGACAACACCAGAGATCAGGATCAGCTGATCTCAGTGACCTACACTGTCATTACCCCCCTACTGAACCCTGTGGTATACAGTCTGAGGAACAAAGAGGTCAAAGGCGCTCTGTGCAGAGCTATAGGTAAAAAACTGTAA